The Halanaerobiaceae bacterium ANBcell28 genome contains the following window.
ACTAATTTAAAAGAAGTAGATTTAGATGGTGAAATTAATATTGAGACTGACTTAATAGGGAAATACGTTTTTAAAATGCTAAACAACAAAGAAATAAGAAATAGAAAATCTAATATAAGCAAGGATTTTTTAAGAGAAAATGGCTTTGTATAAACTAATTATAAATATATAATATTGCGATCTAAAGTTTTAACAGTAAAGATAAAATTGCTTAATAGAAAGGAGAATGCTTAAAATGAATACTGTTGATGAAGCTTTACAGGATATAAAGGCCGGAAAGATGATAATAGTTGTAGATGATGAGGATAGAGAAAATGAGGGTGATCTTATAATGGCTGCTGAAAAAGTGAGCCAGGAAAGTATTAATTTTATGATTAGTAAAGGCAGGGGACTAGTATGTGTACCATTAGAAGAGGATAGAATAAATAAACTTGACTTACCAGCGATGGTAAAACATAATACAGATACTCACGAAACCGCCTTTACAATTTCAGTTGACCATAAAGATACTACAACAGGGATATCAGCTGCCGAAAGAGCTTTAACTGTTCAGGAATTAGTTAACCTTGATAGTAAAGCAGATGATTTTAATCGACCAGGGCATATTTTTCCCTTGATTGCAAAAAGAGGAGGTGTTCTAAGAAGAGCTGGACATACTGAAGCAGCCATTGATCTTGCCAGGTTGGCTGGTTTAAAGCCAGCTGGAGTAATTTGTGAAATAATCAATGAAGATGGTACCATGGCTAGATTACCTCAGTTAGAGGACTTTGCAAAAAATCATGATTTAAAGATAATTAGTATTGAGGATTTAATAGCTTATAGAAAGAAGAAAGATAAATTAGTCAATAAAGCAGCAGAAGCTGTATTGCCTACTAAGTTTGGTAATTTTACAATTAAGGTTTATACCACAGAATTGGATGATAAGGAGCATGTGGCTATAATTAAAGGTGACGTAAAAGATCAAGAAGATGTCTTAGTTAGAGTTCATTCTGAGTGTTTGACAGGAGATATTTTTGGGTCTTTACGTTGTGATTGTGGTGAACAATTAGCGACTGCTTTGCAGATGATAGAAAATGAAGGCATGGGTGTTCTTTTGTATATGAGGCAAGAGGGAAGAGGAATTGGTCTTATTAATAAGATTAAGGCATATAATCTTCAGGATGATGGTCTTGATACAGTTGAAGCAAATGTTGCTCTTGGTTTTGATCCAGATTTAAGGGATTATGGAATCGGGGCACAGATTTTAGCAGACTTAGGATTGAGTTCTTTGCAACTTATAACAAACAATCCTAAGAAAATAATTGGTCTAGAAGGATATGGTCTCCGGGTTTCTGATAGAGTAGCATTAGAAATAGACCCCAATGAGAAAAATGAATTTTACTTGCAGGTAAAAAAAGATAAGATGGGACATTTATTAAATATTCATGATCACAGTCATGACAATGATCATTGTCATGAAGTAGAAGACAATTAAAATAAGAAAATTAAATTAATTTAATAAGCTTGGAATTCAATTTGTTCTAAAAACATGGAAGGAGTGCAAATATGCTTAAAAAAATTGAAGGAAATTTAATAGGAGAGGGAATTAAAGTTGCAATTGTACTTGGAAGGTTTAATGAGTTTATATCTGGTAAATTATTAGAAGGCGCTATAGATGGGTTAAAGAGACACGGGGTGTCAGAAGATGATATTAGTATTGTTTGGGTTCCAGGCTCTTTTGAAATACCATTGGCTGCCAAGAAACTGGCTAATACTGCAGAATATGATGGAGTCATTTGTCTGGGAGCAGTTATTCGTGGTGAAACACCCCACTTTGATTATGTATCAGCAGAAGTATCTAAAGGTGTTGCTCATGTAGGACTAGAAACTGAGAAACCTGTAATATTTGGAGTATTAACAACTGATACTATTGAACAGGCAATTTCAAGGGCGGGAACAAAATCAGGTAATAAAGGTTTTGATGCTGCTATGACATTGATAGAAATGGTAAACTTGTTTAAAGAAATATAGTAATTAGTATATTATAAGAAAGTTTTATTATAAGGCTCCTAATCAATACAAGGGGTCTTTTTTTGTGATTTATATTTGAAATATTTGTTAATTTATAAAGGGATTGCTTTTTTCTTATTGAATATATATATAATATTAATTTTATAAGAAAGGAAGAGAGCTATGAAAAAATACTTTTTTTTCTATGTGTTATTGTTAGCTAGTGTATTTTTTTTAAATGGATGTTCTCGCTATTACTTCTTTGAAGGTTATGTAATTGATTTTCAAACTAAAGAGTATATATCAGAAGCTAAGTTTTACTTTAGTAGAAAAGATAAAACTGTAATGACAAATGAAAATGGATATTTTCAATTATCAGGAGTGTATGAATCTTTTTGCCCATGTTGTTCTTCTTTTGCTAGTGCTTCTGATATTACTGCAGAAAATTATGGTACTATGAGTTATTGGTCTTTAGAAACTACTGAGATTGCGAAAATCCCTCTAATGCCTCCAAATTCTATTTACGGTCGTATTTATGCTGCTAATCCTACAAAAGTTGAAGTGCGCTTAAAGGGTGATACTTTTGATGAGATTACTTTCTGTGATGAAAATGGAGATTATTATTTTTTAAATGTTCCTGAAGAGGAAGAACTGCTTCTTTATTTTTATTCTAGAAATGATTTTAATGTTCTATACGATTTCAGGGAAATAAGTTTTTTGGATGAAAAACTAATCTATCATACTGTTTCAGAAGATAATTTTTATTAATGAGGTGTTAAAGATGAATAAAAGAAAAGCGCTTATTATGTTACTTATCATAGTTGTTTTTTTACTTACTGCTTGCTTTACGATTGACTTTAATAGTTATACTATAGAAGGATACGTAATTGATATAGTTAGTAAAGAACATATATCAGATGCTGAAATATATTTACCAGATTGGGATGGGGGACAAAAGGTATCTACAAGTAATCAAGATGGTTATTTTAAGTTTGTTTATGATTTTGAAGATATTTATGTAGGACATTGTCTTGCTGAGGGATATGGGACTCTAAGTACCAGTTTGCGGGATTCCACAATTCAACTTATCAGTAAAAAACCTAATAAAATTTATTTAATTAAACCTTATGGAGTCTATGGTTTTTCAGATTTAGATTATGAAAAATTAAAAGAACTAGAAATTTTATTAGAGGGAAAAACGTTTAAAGGTGATAGTTATAGTGAAGTTACTTATTTTGATGATGATGGATACTTTTATTTTGAAAATGTGCCTTTTCATACAAGATTAAATCTCTATGTTTATAATAAAGAAGACGGTAAAGAAGCTAGTATTTATACTAGACAGACTTCTCCTGTACATATAAGTAGATATGGAGTAGAGTTTTTTAATATTGATAAGAGGTTTTTTGACTGAGTTAAATGCTTAACACATGGTAAGGAATATTATTAATTGGAGTGAATAATAATGAAAAAAATTACCTTAACAGACTTACAAAAATTAATTCATGAAAAAAGAAAAGAGAGAGGATTTGTAATGGATCCTATAAAAATATTTACTTTATTGAACGAAGAAATAGGAGAAGTTGCCCAAGAATTGAAAAAAACATGGTCTATAAATTATGAAGATTTCGACAAGAACATGTTATCAGAAGAAATTGCTGATGTGCAGGCGTGTTTAATTGCTCTTGCAAATCAATTTGACATTGATATAAGTTCTGCTCTTATAAATAAATTTGTAGAAAAAGATTCTAAAAGAGTTTGGAAATCTGCTATGAAAGAATAGAAAATACGTTTATTTAAGTAACTCTAGATTTAAAAGATTATATTAATGAAAAAAATACGAAAAAGTTATCTCCTATTATAATATAAAATATACCTAAATTTCGAAAGGAAAAACTATGGTTAATTTAAAATATAAGATAATCGATAATAGCGAATATAATAAAATAAAACCATTGTGGCAAAAACTTAATAAACATCATCAAGAAAAGTCAGGGCATTTTAAAAGCCATTTTGCAAATAATACATTTGAAAAGAGAATGAAAAAAATGCTTGCTAATGATGATTTGATCTGGAGAATTGAAGTTGTAGAAGATATAGATAGAGGAGATTTAATTGCTTATTGTATTATTTCTATTAATGATGAAGAAGCAGAGATTGATTCTTTATATATTGACAAAGAATATCGAAGATTAAAAATTGGTGATAAATTAATGAAAAGTTCTCTAGAATGGATAAAAGAAAAAGGTACTTCTAAAACTATGATTGTAGTTTCCTGGGGGAACAGAGATGCACTTGATTTTTATAGGAAATATGGATTTGAACCCAGAAGTATAAAGTTGTATAATAAATAATAAGAGAAAATAAAATTTATAACTAGCAATGTACATAGGAGGAATTATGGAATATCAGGATATTACAGATGATGTAGCAATAATAGCTGGATTTAATAATGTAGGAATAATTAAAAATGGACAAGAGTCAATACTAATTGACAGTGGGCTTGAAGATGATACTGCAAAGAAAATATATAAATTAATGAATGATAGAGACTTAAGGCCTGCTGCAGTGATTAATACACATTCTCATGCAGATCATTGTGGTGGAAATAGTTACTTACAACAAAACTATGGTGTAGATATTATTAGTTCTGCCATAGAAAAAGTATTTATAGAAAATACCTGCCTTGAACCAATATGTTTTTTCTCAGGTTCTAGACCTATAAATGATCTTGAAAACAAATTTCTCCAGGCTTCACCTTCTCTTGTTACTAAAGTAGTTGAAGCTGAAGAGCGATTAAGTATTGGAAATTTAGAAATTAAAATTGTTTCATTACCAGGACATTCTCTTGATCAAATAGCTATAGAATTTAATGATATATTGTTTTGCGGGGATGCATTTTTTTCTGATTATGTACTGGAAAAATATAAACTACCATTTCTTATTGATCTTGATAATACGATTAAGTCATTGAAGTTTCTTAAAGAAAGCGATTATAAAATATACATACCATCACATGGTGAACCCACAAAGGACATTGTAGAAATAGCTAACTTAAATATCTCGAAAATCAAGAAAATTGAAGAAGATATTATAACTATTTTAGGAGAAAAGAGAACTACTGAAGGACTTTTGAGAGATATTTTTTCAAAATATAATATTAAAACATCCAGTGCACAACAATATTATTTATTAAAAACTACTGTTATGGCTTATTTATCATCCCTTTATAATCGAGATATAATCAAGATGACTTTGAAAGATAATATATTAGGGTGGCAAGCTGTTTAAATCTTTGTTTGCAATTAAATGGATAATTCTATTGATTTTACAAGAAGTCTTCTATATAATAAATAGAGTAAGAAATGTAATCAGAAGGGAGTAGTATTAGATGAAATGTATTTATAAGGGAAAAACCAAAGATGTTTACGAATTAGAAGATGGAAATTACATGCTTAAATTTAAAGATGATGTTACTGGAACAGATGGGGTATTTGATCCTGGTGCTAATACAGTTGGTTTATCAATAGAAGGAGCTGGAAAAGCAGGACTCAGACTAACTA
Protein-coding sequences here:
- a CDS encoding bifunctional 3,4-dihydroxy-2-butanone-4-phosphate synthase/GTP cyclohydrolase II produces the protein MNTVDEALQDIKAGKMIIVVDDEDRENEGDLIMAAEKVSQESINFMISKGRGLVCVPLEEDRINKLDLPAMVKHNTDTHETAFTISVDHKDTTTGISAAERALTVQELVNLDSKADDFNRPGHIFPLIAKRGGVLRRAGHTEAAIDLARLAGLKPAGVICEIINEDGTMARLPQLEDFAKNHDLKIISIEDLIAYRKKKDKLVNKAAEAVLPTKFGNFTIKVYTTELDDKEHVAIIKGDVKDQEDVLVRVHSECLTGDIFGSLRCDCGEQLATALQMIENEGMGVLLYMRQEGRGIGLINKIKAYNLQDDGLDTVEANVALGFDPDLRDYGIGAQILADLGLSSLQLITNNPKKIIGLEGYGLRVSDRVALEIDPNEKNEFYLQVKKDKMGHLLNIHDHSHDNDHCHEVEDN
- the ribE gene encoding 6,7-dimethyl-8-ribityllumazine synthase, whose protein sequence is MLKKIEGNLIGEGIKVAIVLGRFNEFISGKLLEGAIDGLKRHGVSEDDISIVWVPGSFEIPLAAKKLANTAEYDGVICLGAVIRGETPHFDYVSAEVSKGVAHVGLETEKPVIFGVLTTDTIEQAISRAGTKSGNKGFDAAMTLIEMVNLFKEI
- a CDS encoding MazG nucleotide pyrophosphohydrolase domain-containing protein; the encoded protein is MKKITLTDLQKLIHEKRKERGFVMDPIKIFTLLNEEIGEVAQELKKTWSINYEDFDKNMLSEEIADVQACLIALANQFDIDISSALINKFVEKDSKRVWKSAMKE
- a CDS encoding GNAT family N-acetyltransferase, with protein sequence MVNLKYKIIDNSEYNKIKPLWQKLNKHHQEKSGHFKSHFANNTFEKRMKKMLANDDLIWRIEVVEDIDRGDLIAYCIISINDEEAEIDSLYIDKEYRRLKIGDKLMKSSLEWIKEKGTSKTMIVVSWGNRDALDFYRKYGFEPRSIKLYNK
- a CDS encoding MBL fold metallo-hydrolase translates to MEYQDITDDVAIIAGFNNVGIIKNGQESILIDSGLEDDTAKKIYKLMNDRDLRPAAVINTHSHADHCGGNSYLQQNYGVDIISSAIEKVFIENTCLEPICFFSGSRPINDLENKFLQASPSLVTKVVEAEERLSIGNLEIKIVSLPGHSLDQIAIEFNDILFCGDAFFSDYVLEKYKLPFLIDLDNTIKSLKFLKESDYKIYIPSHGEPTKDIVEIANLNISKIKKIEEDIITILGEKRTTEGLLRDIFSKYNIKTSSAQQYYLLKTTVMAYLSSLYNRDIIKMTLKDNILGWQAV